From the genome of Candidatus Dormiibacterota bacterium, one region includes:
- the nrfD gene encoding NrfD/PsrC family molybdoenzyme membrane anchor subunit, protein MRNVASPDEAFAGASGRDSLPATPTYFERPMLKAPHWEWNVITYLFLGGVMGGLGVLATIAREDQEDERRLRRSARFASFALAAINPLILISHLGRPERFLHMLRIVKIKSPMSLGVWGLIFFSGAAGANVARELADAGVLPRWMRHLAPSVTTPLQAVLGAFVAGYTGVLLSATAIPLWGAGKKHIPAASVCSGFAGACALAGLLATIEGN, encoded by the coding sequence ATGCGTAACGTAGCGAGTCCCGACGAAGCCTTTGCCGGCGCCTCCGGGCGCGATTCGCTGCCGGCGACGCCGACGTACTTCGAGCGGCCGATGCTTAAGGCACCGCATTGGGAGTGGAACGTCATCACGTACCTCTTCCTCGGCGGCGTGATGGGGGGCCTCGGCGTCCTCGCGACGATCGCGCGCGAAGATCAAGAAGACGAACGCCGATTGCGCCGCTCGGCCCGGTTTGCGTCGTTTGCGCTAGCGGCGATCAATCCGTTGATTCTGATTTCTCACCTCGGGCGCCCCGAGCGCTTTCTGCACATGTTGCGCATCGTTAAAATCAAATCGCCGATGTCGCTCGGGGTCTGGGGATTGATCTTTTTCTCGGGAGCCGCCGGTGCGAACGTGGCTAGAGAACTCGCCGATGCGGGCGTACTGCCGCGATGGATGCGTCATTTGGCGCCGAGCGTTACCACTCCGCTGCAGGCCGTCCTCGGCGCCTTCGTCGCAGGTTACACCGGCGTGCTGCTCTCGGCGACCGCCATTCCCTTATGGGGCGCGGGGAAAAAACATATTCCCGCAGCATCGGTCTGCTCCGGCTTTGCCGGGGCGTGCGCCCTCGCCGGCCTGCTGGCAACCATCGAAGGCAACCA
- a CDS encoding 4Fe-4S dicluster domain-containing protein: MSTGFFTDTTLCIGCKACEVACKQWNELPSDGYEFTGNSYDNTSQLSGTTWRHVAFVEQMHVEETAIDDRWLMMSDVCKHCTHAGCMEACPTGAIIRNEFDSVFVQPDVCNGCGYCVVSCPFGVIDLVNVFNSEASGAYGLATLNDQRLDDKQTAVQATGGVAGKCTLCYDRQTLGMTPACAKACPTESIQFGNLEELRERANVRVESLAKRGIEASLYGAGDVGGGIGALNAFFLLTDRPEAYNLPVEPVLPSTRQPAGYTAAALTAAGLAIAGWMIFRNA; this comes from the coding sequence ATGTCGACCGGATTTTTTACCGATACCACCCTATGCATCGGCTGTAAAGCCTGCGAGGTCGCGTGCAAGCAGTGGAACGAGTTGCCGTCCGACGGCTACGAGTTCACCGGCAATTCCTACGACAACACCTCACAGCTCTCCGGAACGACGTGGCGACACGTCGCCTTCGTCGAACAGATGCACGTCGAGGAAACCGCCATCGACGACCGCTGGCTGATGATGAGCGACGTATGCAAACACTGCACGCACGCAGGCTGCATGGAAGCGTGCCCCACCGGCGCGATCATTCGCAACGAATTCGATTCGGTATTCGTACAACCGGACGTCTGCAACGGATGCGGGTATTGCGTGGTCTCGTGCCCGTTCGGCGTGATCGATCTCGTGAACGTTTTCAATTCGGAAGCGAGCGGAGCGTACGGGCTCGCGACGCTGAACGACCAACGGCTCGACGACAAGCAGACGGCCGTTCAAGCCACGGGCGGCGTCGCTGGGAAGTGCACGCTGTGCTACGACCGGCAAACGCTGGGCATGACGCCGGCCTGCGCGAAGGCTTGCCCGACCGAGTCGATCCAGTTTGGAAACCTCGAAGAACTGCGCGAACGTGCGAACGTGCGCGTCGAATCGCTCGCAAAGCGTGGGATCGAAGCCTCGCTCTACGGAGCCGGCGACGTCGGAGGCGGCATAGGCGCTCTCAATGCCTTCTTCTTGTTGACGGATCGGCCCGAAGCGTACAATTTGCCCGTGGAACCCGTCCTCCCGTCGACGCGCCAGCCCGCAGGATATACGGCGGCGGCGCTTACCGCGGCCGGACTGGCAATCGCCGGATGGATGATCTTCCGCAATGCGTAA
- the fdnG gene encoding formate dehydrogenase-N subunit alpha, with protein sequence MPGLGTSFGRGGATVWVPDLANADCILIEGSNFAEAHPVAFRFVMQAKERGATIIHVDPRFTRTSAMADVYAPIRSGTDIVFLGGIINHVLANESYFKEYVAAYTNASHLVREDFVDTEDLHGLFSGWNEEKNGYDIATWDFERDEHGAVVNDPTLQHPRCVLNIMRGHFARYTPEMVENVCGTPQASFLKIAELLAKNSGRERTTAFAYAVGWTQHTAGVQFIRTAAILQLLLGNIGRPGGGIMALRGHANIQGATDIATLYDLLPGYLPMPSALRDEQTLGSYLKSTTKPTGWWANMPKYVVSLLKAFYGTAATKENDYCYEYLPQLTGDHSTLPTTMAMKDGNVKGYFVIGQNPGASSQNGELTRSAMERLDWLVNIDFYDNETVSFWKREGADPSKIATEVFFLPGATVLEKEGTMVQTSRLLQWHDKAIEPARDAHSDLWYFYDLGKRLKALYAASSDPKDRPILDMTWEYDHDDPHERAKGEPSALRVLREINGFYTATGEQVKAFTDLVDDGSTAAGGWIFTGVCPDEHTNHARSRTGDDSTSLNWGWAWPANRRTLYNRASADPDGKPWSERKKYVWWDEERHEWTGHDVPDFPKTKAPTTPAIPGGKGLDAHSGADPFIMNVDGKGQLFVNGALKDGPLPTHYEPLQSVVRNPLYEQQSNPMLRQWDRPDNAYNEAIDAAYPYVLTTYRVTEMSGIMTRYVPWLAELQPAAFCELNPELAVEKGIKNGGWVTISTALGEMEARALVSGRLRPLRIAKGQRVHQIGIPYNYGNQVAFARGDSVGDLIALSMDPNVSIHESKSLTCNIRAGRRAPRHRGVVEADVPMSERTTMGQSSALGPEDLRDPAALAHHARADSGKDASHGMRQMGQGDKPSPEKGV encoded by the coding sequence GTGCCGGGTCTCGGCACCTCGTTCGGTCGCGGCGGCGCAACGGTCTGGGTTCCGGATCTAGCCAACGCGGATTGCATCCTCATCGAAGGTTCGAATTTTGCCGAAGCGCATCCGGTCGCGTTTCGCTTCGTCATGCAGGCCAAGGAGCGCGGCGCTACGATCATTCACGTCGACCCGCGATTCACGCGCACGTCCGCAATGGCCGACGTGTACGCGCCGATTCGAAGCGGGACCGATATCGTATTCCTTGGCGGCATCATCAATCACGTGCTGGCCAACGAATCGTATTTTAAAGAGTACGTCGCCGCCTACACCAATGCATCGCATCTCGTACGCGAAGATTTTGTCGATACCGAGGATCTGCACGGCTTGTTTTCCGGATGGAATGAAGAGAAGAACGGCTACGACATCGCTACCTGGGATTTCGAGCGCGACGAGCACGGTGCCGTCGTCAACGACCCGACGTTGCAGCATCCGCGCTGCGTCCTCAACATCATGCGAGGCCACTTTGCGCGCTACACGCCGGAGATGGTTGAGAACGTTTGCGGCACGCCGCAGGCGTCGTTCCTGAAGATCGCGGAGTTGCTGGCGAAAAACAGCGGGCGCGAACGCACCACCGCTTTTGCCTACGCGGTTGGTTGGACGCAGCACACGGCCGGCGTGCAGTTCATTCGGACTGCGGCCATCTTGCAGTTGCTGCTAGGTAATATCGGGCGCCCGGGCGGCGGCATCATGGCGTTGCGCGGGCACGCCAATATCCAGGGCGCGACCGATATTGCGACGCTGTACGATTTGCTCCCGGGCTATCTCCCCATGCCTTCCGCGTTACGCGACGAACAGACGCTCGGGAGCTATCTCAAGAGCACTACGAAGCCGACCGGCTGGTGGGCGAACATGCCCAAATACGTCGTCTCATTGCTCAAGGCGTTTTACGGTACCGCCGCAACGAAAGAAAACGATTATTGCTACGAGTACTTGCCGCAATTAACCGGCGATCATTCTACGTTACCGACCACGATGGCGATGAAAGACGGCAACGTCAAAGGCTACTTCGTCATCGGCCAGAATCCGGGCGCTTCGAGCCAGAACGGCGAGCTTACGCGCTCGGCGATGGAGCGATTGGATTGGCTCGTGAACATCGACTTCTACGACAACGAGACGGTTTCGTTCTGGAAGCGCGAGGGCGCCGATCCGTCAAAAATCGCGACTGAGGTATTTTTCTTACCGGGCGCCACGGTACTCGAAAAAGAAGGCACGATGGTGCAAACCAGTCGCCTGTTACAGTGGCACGACAAAGCGATCGAGCCCGCTCGCGACGCGCATAGCGATCTATGGTATTTCTACGATCTGGGGAAGCGCCTCAAGGCACTCTACGCGGCTTCGAGCGACCCGAAGGATCGACCGATTCTCGATATGACGTGGGAATACGATCACGACGACCCGCACGAGCGTGCCAAAGGCGAGCCTTCGGCACTTCGCGTACTGCGCGAGATCAACGGCTTCTACACGGCGACGGGCGAACAAGTCAAAGCCTTTACCGATCTGGTGGACGACGGCTCGACCGCGGCCGGCGGCTGGATCTTTACCGGAGTCTGCCCCGACGAACACACCAATCACGCGCGCTCGCGCACCGGCGACGACTCCACCTCACTCAATTGGGGCTGGGCGTGGCCTGCGAACCGGCGCACGCTCTATAACCGCGCGTCCGCCGACCCGGACGGCAAGCCGTGGAGCGAGCGCAAAAAGTACGTTTGGTGGGACGAAGAGCGCCACGAGTGGACCGGACACGACGTTCCCGATTTTCCCAAGACGAAAGCCCCGACGACGCCCGCAATTCCCGGTGGAAAAGGGCTCGACGCGCATTCTGGGGCCGACCCGTTTATTATGAACGTGGACGGCAAAGGACAGCTTTTTGTGAACGGTGCGCTCAAAGACGGGCCGTTACCGACCCACTACGAGCCGCTGCAATCCGTCGTTCGCAACCCCCTCTACGAGCAACAGAGCAATCCGATGCTGCGCCAGTGGGATCGCCCCGACAACGCCTACAACGAAGCGATCGATGCCGCATACCCGTACGTCCTGACGACCTACCGCGTCACCGAGATGTCCGGCATCATGACCCGCTACGTTCCGTGGCTTGCCGAATTGCAGCCCGCCGCATTCTGCGAGCTCAATCCGGAACTCGCGGTGGAGAAGGGCATCAAGAATGGCGGATGGGTGACGATTTCGACGGCACTCGGCGAGATGGAGGCGCGCGCACTCGTGAGCGGCCGCTTGCGCCCGCTACGCATCGCGAAGGGACAACGCGTGCACCAGATCGGCATACCGTACAATTACGGCAATCAAGTGGCGTTCGCGCGCGGCGATTCGGTGGGCGATTTGATCGCGCTCTCGATGGATCCTAACGTCTCGATCCACGAATCCAAATCGTTGACGTGCAACATCCGTGCCGGCCGGCGCGCGCCGCGCCATAGAGGCGTGGTCGAAGCCGACGTGCCGATGAGCGAACGAACGACGATGGGGCAATCGTCGGCCTTGGGACCGGAGGACCTCCGCGATCCGGCTGCACTCGCGCACCATGCGCGTGCCGACAGCGGCAAGGATGCCAGCCATGGCATGCGACAGATGGGCCAGGGCGATAAACCCAGCCCCGAAAAAGGAGTGTAG
- a CDS encoding methyl-accepting chemotaxis protein, with product MQALDAPIGLHFAQELSSWLEAVVSNRDFSLSPQLQDDLTPEESAILAATFEMVRTFSGEFERYVAVIGHADAAIARNAEQVRYALADATSYNRLIEHASATLDQARSGSIHVATQTESLEREALGARDASRSALGEVARARVEPLVASIQNVETSAGALQRTSLGLSAFVEGIARISRQAGLLSTNALIEAAHFGMAGKGFGIVATEVRTLAESTKDSVRDIGSIARQLRESTARVGSVTTEALHAAQQLASDTGAIARGVERIDALVAAFAEPVEAIAAIAAEQQAALPLLAENVDSVAMQAEATAKAAEGAAAIDLEEMFSQARSLIASYRFADASASRVMPAVESTLVEAIVRVAGGETDALASAGIGSGDPAAALVVRAVADFASTLAAKEREVLTTVMRVAVAVARNSFSWKSIATNLSELKASLHAGNRALTESREAAHSLLTSARTMQRLGDELRSEIEAPARSLAASVASLGTVREQVGLVRTVVEEMSASLDRAGAILNLVDEISEETNLLALNAAIEAAHAGTAGLGFSVIAGEIRKLADRTHDATREVSAVIEAVSASGREMGAGTSDATERTHEVEDRARDIEGVVEKLLQTIARAVDRAQELAVVAQQQVTGFDALLHEIDAAVSAIDASAATATDTRRLELANVGRQAHDLAAHRTLGTFAERIRDWGLALAQEMDEAFDDAVDRGAMTLADCKDTGYQPIVGTRIAELARLFDVSRVTAAGFDPPKFATRYDRAVEDGIDAIIDRWVPKDPAIKAMFAVDLNGYCFGHYKECRRDWTGDYVTDLNGNRIKRFFEDVLSLRCSRVGLGDAADDFPARTPYERFEQAGCDLSRPRGRRPWAIFTYARDTGLVYNDLSVALYVKDRRVGTIRIIYDPDVL from the coding sequence ATGCAAGCGTTAGATGCACCCATTGGGTTGCACTTCGCCCAAGAGCTCTCGAGTTGGCTTGAAGCGGTTGTCTCCAACCGCGATTTTAGCCTATCACCGCAGCTTCAGGACGATCTTACCCCCGAAGAATCCGCCATCCTCGCGGCGACGTTCGAAATGGTCCGCACCTTTAGCGGTGAGTTCGAACGATATGTGGCCGTCATCGGGCATGCCGATGCCGCGATCGCCCGCAATGCCGAGCAGGTACGGTACGCGCTCGCCGATGCCACGAGTTACAATCGCTTGATCGAGCATGCGTCCGCTACCCTGGACCAAGCGCGCAGCGGCTCTATCCACGTGGCAACGCAGACCGAATCCCTCGAACGCGAAGCGCTTGGGGCGCGGGATGCTTCGCGGAGCGCGCTCGGCGAGGTGGCGCGGGCTCGGGTCGAGCCGCTCGTAGCGTCGATCCAAAACGTGGAGACGTCGGCCGGCGCGCTCCAGCGGACCTCGCTGGGCCTCTCCGCTTTCGTCGAAGGGATAGCGCGGATCTCGCGCCAGGCCGGGCTGCTCAGCACCAATGCGCTCATCGAAGCGGCCCATTTTGGGATGGCCGGTAAGGGCTTCGGCATCGTCGCGACCGAGGTCCGGACGCTCGCCGAATCCACCAAGGATTCCGTCCGCGATATCGGCTCCATCGCGCGACAGCTTCGCGAATCGACGGCGCGCGTCGGCTCGGTTACCACCGAGGCGCTGCACGCGGCCCAGCAGCTTGCATCCGATACCGGCGCGATCGCTCGAGGGGTCGAGCGCATCGATGCGTTGGTCGCTGCGTTTGCGGAACCGGTCGAGGCGATCGCGGCGATCGCGGCCGAGCAACAGGCCGCGTTGCCGCTGCTGGCCGAGAACGTCGATAGCGTTGCGATGCAGGCTGAGGCCACGGCCAAGGCGGCTGAGGGCGCCGCTGCGATCGACCTGGAGGAGATGTTCTCTCAGGCGCGCTCCCTGATCGCGTCCTACCGCTTCGCGGATGCGTCGGCGTCGCGTGTTATGCCGGCGGTAGAATCCACGCTCGTCGAAGCGATCGTGCGCGTTGCCGGCGGCGAGACCGACGCGCTTGCAAGTGCGGGCATCGGTAGCGGCGATCCCGCCGCGGCCCTGGTCGTGCGGGCGGTGGCGGATTTCGCGAGCACGCTTGCGGCGAAAGAACGCGAGGTTCTCACGACGGTCATGCGCGTTGCCGTCGCGGTCGCGCGCAACAGTTTTTCGTGGAAATCCATCGCAACGAATCTCTCGGAATTGAAGGCGTCGCTGCATGCCGGCAATCGCGCGCTGACGGAATCGCGCGAAGCCGCGCACTCCTTGCTCACCTCCGCTCGCACCATGCAGCGCCTCGGCGACGAACTACGCTCCGAAATCGAAGCGCCGGCACGCTCGCTCGCCGCCTCGGTCGCGTCGCTGGGGACGGTTCGCGAGCAAGTGGGGCTCGTTCGCACCGTCGTGGAGGAGATGTCGGCATCGCTGGATCGGGCCGGTGCGATTCTCAATCTCGTCGATGAAATCTCCGAGGAGACCAATCTCTTGGCGCTCAACGCCGCCATCGAAGCCGCCCATGCCGGCACCGCCGGTTTGGGTTTTTCAGTGATTGCCGGAGAGATTCGCAAGCTCGCCGACCGAACGCACGACGCCACGCGCGAAGTGAGCGCAGTGATCGAAGCCGTCTCCGCATCGGGCCGCGAGATGGGCGCCGGGACGAGCGATGCCACGGAGCGGACGCACGAGGTGGAAGATCGGGCTCGCGATATCGAGGGCGTGGTGGAGAAGCTCTTGCAGACGATTGCCCGCGCCGTCGATCGGGCGCAAGAACTGGCGGTCGTAGCGCAGCAGCAAGTGACGGGATTCGACGCGCTCTTGCACGAGATCGACGCGGCCGTGAGCGCGATCGATGCAAGCGCCGCGACGGCCACCGACACGCGTCGCTTGGAACTTGCGAACGTCGGACGCCAAGCGCACGACCTCGCCGCGCATCGCACGCTCGGAACGTTTGCCGAACGCATCCGCGATTGGGGATTGGCACTGGCACAAGAGATGGACGAAGCGTTCGACGATGCCGTCGATCGCGGCGCGATGACGCTTGCGGATTGCAAGGATACCGGCTATCAACCGATCGTTGGGACGCGCATCGCCGAGCTGGCGCGGCTCTTCGATGTCTCGCGCGTTACCGCGGCCGGATTCGATCCGCCGAAATTCGCCACGCGCTATGACCGTGCGGTCGAAGACGGGATCGACGCGATCATCGATCGCTGGGTGCCGAAGGATCCGGCGATTAAGGCGATGTTCGCCGTCGATCTCAACGGCTATTGCTTCGGGCACTACAAAGAGTGTCGCCGGGATTGGACCGGCGATTACGTTACCGATCTCAACGGCAATCGAATCAAACGGTTCTTCGAAGACGTGCTGAGCCTGCGTTGTTCGCGGGTCGGGCTTGGAGACGCGGCCGACGACTTCCCCGCACGCACTCCATACGAACGGTTCGAACAGGCGGGATGCGACCTGTCTCGCCCTCGCGGGCGGCGCCCCTGGGCGATCTTCACCTACGCTCGCGATACGGGCTTGGTATATAACGATCTCTCGGTTGCGCTCTACGTTAAGGACCGGCGCGTTGGAACGATCCGCATCATCTACGATCCCGACGTGTTATAG
- a CDS encoding OFA family MFS transporter, which translates to MICLGTVYSWSIFTNSLIAGFNWSQQGATTPFELAIFFLGLGAVFGGRWQDRVGPRTVTIVGVVLWGLGIALAGLGTQAIGQWWLYLTYGIIAGFGNGMAYVTPVAMVTKWFPDRRGLGSGLVVMGFGLGAFFYNQIVPKIAIFASAAKASGAYVAARDAAIKAGTVFDPSTYQLSHDQVAGVMSIFVVSGVVFIVLGGLCAFLMKNPPANYTLSGATATAAASAGSFTPGEALRMPQLYGLWLLLFLNVTAGILIISNAVPIIIELTKASAAVAAPAYGFLAIFNGLGRFLWGSISDRIGRGLTYTVMYLIQVVVFFLLGGFHSLTLVGLAFAIVLLCYGGGFGVMPSFNADFFGTKYLGANYGMILTAWGLGGVVGPFIAARVKDATGSFSGALIPVAIMLLVAAVIPFFVKKPTNLPREAAA; encoded by the coding sequence ATGATTTGCCTGGGCACCGTCTACTCGTGGAGTATTTTCACCAATTCACTCATCGCGGGATTTAACTGGAGTCAGCAAGGTGCAACGACTCCATTCGAACTCGCAATCTTCTTCCTCGGACTCGGTGCGGTATTCGGAGGACGCTGGCAAGACCGCGTCGGTCCGCGTACCGTCACCATCGTCGGCGTCGTCCTATGGGGTCTTGGCATCGCGCTCGCCGGGCTCGGAACGCAAGCCATCGGCCAGTGGTGGCTCTACCTCACCTACGGAATCATCGCTGGATTCGGTAACGGCATGGCGTACGTCACGCCGGTTGCCATGGTGACGAAATGGTTCCCGGATCGCCGTGGATTAGGTAGCGGCCTGGTCGTCATGGGCTTCGGTTTAGGTGCCTTTTTCTATAACCAAATTGTTCCGAAAATCGCCATCTTCGCATCGGCCGCGAAAGCGTCCGGCGCGTACGTTGCCGCGCGCGACGCGGCGATCAAGGCCGGCACGGTGTTCGATCCTTCGACCTATCAGCTATCGCACGATCAAGTTGCCGGCGTGATGTCGATCTTCGTCGTGTCCGGCGTCGTCTTTATCGTCCTGGGCGGCCTCTGCGCGTTCCTCATGAAGAACCCGCCGGCGAATTACACGCTGTCGGGCGCGACCGCAACCGCCGCCGCTTCTGCCGGCAGCTTCACGCCCGGAGAAGCTCTACGCATGCCGCAACTCTACGGCCTCTGGTTGCTGCTCTTCCTGAACGTAACTGCGGGTATTCTCATCATCTCGAATGCCGTGCCGATTATCATCGAGCTGACCAAAGCCTCCGCGGCCGTCGCCGCTCCGGCATATGGTTTCCTCGCCATCTTCAACGGGCTTGGCCGTTTCCTCTGGGGGAGCATCTCCGATCGAATCGGACGCGGCCTGACGTACACGGTAATGTACCTCATTCAGGTCGTCGTCTTCTTTTTGCTCGGTGGATTCCACTCTCTCACGTTGGTGGGCCTCGCATTCGCGATCGTGCTGCTCTGCTACGGCGGAGGCTTCGGCGTGATGCCGTCCTTCAATGCCGACTTCTTCGGCACGAAGTACCTCGGCGCTAACTACGGGATGATTCTTACCGCGTGGGGCCTCGGCGGAGTCGTTGGGCCGTTTATCGCCGCGCGCGTCAAGGATGCGACGGGATCGTTCTCAGGCGCACTCATTCCGGTCGCGATCATGCTACTCGTCGCGGCGGTCATCCCGTTCTTCGTTAAAAAACCCACGAACCTCCCACGCGAAGCTGCCGCATAG
- a CDS encoding alkaline phosphatase family protein, whose protein sequence is MLRRSVVIVFLLLGVVAATTVTAVLLPTGWRITPPSGPAVSLGLFPQGVALSPHGTRIAVVEAGDGPPALRILDATSLRLIRVVALKSAFGKPAWLDATHVLVAGAGTDAVDDVDVADGSYRAIPIGPRTWPANVAIARNTARVATVDDGNGSVTLADLATQRITTIAVGPHPSDAAFTADGKRLYVALRGSNALARIDLASRRVRILPVGMHPSALAIGGGTLYVAQSDDDSVRAIDLADDRTIAVTPVGLRGERVRGIGASPNALAIADGRLYISLGAENAVATFALVAPQRIDYIPTGWYPSGVAALGTHLYVVDAKGESSPANPQFDPFSPNSAGYVGSSLDGSLRSIDVTARVLAQSATVLADAQPQWLPPQRTIIRPDGPIRHVIYIIKENRTYDEVLGDIARADGDPSLVWFGKTNTPNQHALAERFGIFDRTFADAQVSADGHSWSTAAFANDYLERMWPSVYARRRSLYDFDDGATASVPHNGYLWDDAQRAHVSFRDYGEFVTNPTSASAVVTTHMPGLLGHIDPEYPGFDLQISDQTRYALWKREFDAYVARGDLPQLEIVRLPNDHTEGTRPGALTPQAYVAQNDYALGEIVAAVSHSPYWATTAIFAIEDDAQNGADHVDDQRTTLYVASPYAAPGVHHTDYSTASVLRTIEIVLGMAPMSVYDTVAEPLYTAFAARPDLRAFDAIAPEIDVRATNARTAYGASKSERLDFAHADDVDPALFNDILAHAVGGRL, encoded by the coding sequence ATGCTCCGCCGATCCGTCGTTATCGTGTTCTTGCTATTGGGCGTCGTTGCAGCCACAACGGTCACAGCCGTTCTGCTCCCGACCGGGTGGCGCATCACGCCGCCGAGCGGCCCCGCCGTATCCCTGGGACTCTTTCCGCAGGGTGTTGCACTTTCGCCGCACGGGACGCGAATCGCGGTGGTCGAGGCCGGCGACGGCCCCCCCGCACTGCGCATCCTCGATGCGACGAGCCTACGCCTCATCCGCGTCGTTGCGCTCAAGAGCGCCTTCGGAAAACCGGCCTGGCTCGACGCGACGCACGTGCTGGTCGCCGGTGCCGGGACCGATGCCGTCGACGACGTCGATGTGGCCGACGGATCGTATCGGGCGATTCCCATCGGCCCGCGGACGTGGCCCGCCAACGTCGCAATCGCTCGAAATACGGCACGCGTTGCCACCGTGGACGACGGCAACGGCAGCGTAACGCTGGCCGATCTCGCAACGCAACGCATTACGACGATAGCGGTCGGGCCGCACCCGAGCGATGCTGCATTCACCGCCGACGGCAAGCGCTTGTACGTCGCCCTACGCGGGAGCAACGCGCTCGCACGTATCGACCTCGCAAGCCGTCGCGTTCGGATCCTTCCCGTCGGCATGCATCCGAGCGCGCTTGCCATCGGCGGGGGAACGCTGTACGTCGCGCAGAGCGACGACGATAGCGTGCGCGCGATCGATCTCGCCGACGATCGTACGATCGCCGTCACGCCCGTCGGATTGCGCGGCGAGCGCGTTCGCGGCATCGGCGCATCGCCCAACGCGCTCGCAATTGCGGATGGCCGGCTCTATATCAGCCTGGGCGCAGAGAACGCCGTCGCAACCTTCGCGCTGGTCGCTCCGCAGCGAATCGACTATATTCCTACCGGCTGGTATCCGAGCGGGGTCGCCGCGCTGGGCACGCATCTGTACGTCGTCGACGCAAAAGGCGAGAGCAGCCCCGCCAACCCGCAGTTCGATCCGTTTTCGCCCAACTCGGCCGGCTACGTCGGCTCGAGCCTGGACGGGTCGCTACGGAGCATCGACGTGACCGCTCGCGTCCTCGCCCAGAGCGCGACGGTGCTCGCCGACGCGCAGCCGCAATGGCTGCCGCCGCAGCGCACCATCATCCGTCCCGACGGCCCGATCCGGCACGTCATCTACATCATCAAAGAAAACCGCACGTACGACGAGGTTCTCGGCGACATCGCGCGCGCGGACGGCGACCCGAGTTTAGTGTGGTTCGGCAAAACGAACACCCCGAATCAGCATGCGCTCGCCGAACGATTCGGCATCTTCGATCGCACCTTCGCCGATGCGCAGGTGAGCGCCGACGGCCACAGTTGGTCGACCGCGGCGTTCGCGAACGACTATCTCGAGCGCATGTGGCCATCGGTGTACGCGCGCCGCCGCTCGCTCTACGATTTTGACGACGGCGCCACGGCTTCGGTACCGCATAACGGCTACCTGTGGGACGACGCGCAACGCGCGCACGTGAGCTTTCGCGATTACGGCGAGTTCGTCACGAATCCGACATCCGCAAGCGCCGTCGTCACCACGCACATGCCTGGGCTGCTCGGCCACATCGACCCAGAATATCCCGGGTTCGATCTGCAGATATCGGACCAAACCCGCTACGCCTTGTGGAAGCGCGAATTCGACGCCTACGTCGCGCGCGGCGATCTGCCGCAGCTTGAGATCGTGCGGTTACCGAACGATCATACCGAAGGGACGCGCCCGGGCGCGCTGACGCCGCAGGCCTACGTCGCGCAGAACGACTACGCGCTCGGAGAGATCGTGGCGGCCGTTTCGCATTCGCCATATTGGGCCACCACCGCCATCTTCGCGATCGAAGACGACGCTCAGAACGGGGCCGATCACGTCGACGATCAGCGCACGACGCTCTACGTCGCTTCGCCGTATGCCGCACCCGGCGTCCACCATACCGACTACAGCACCGCGTCGGTATTGCGCACGATCGAAATCGTTCTCGGGATGGCGCCGATGTCGGTGTACGACACGGTCGCGGAACCCCTCTATACCGCGTTCGCAGCGCGCCCGGACCTCCGGGCTTTCGATGCGATCGCGCCGGAAATCGACGTTCGCGCAACGAACGCGCGCACCGCATACGGAGCATCGAAAAGCGAGCGTCTCGATTTCGCCCATGCGGACGATGTCGACCCCGCGCTTTTCAACGACATACTCGCCCATGCCGTCGGAGGACGCTTGTGA